The following are encoded together in the Bacillus sp. V2I10 genome:
- a CDS encoding aminotransferase — translation MTQEGYLSKTVSQLKPSGIRKFFDLAAGMEGVISLGVGEPDFVTSWNVREACILSLEQGFTSYTANAGLAELRVEIVRYLQKKFNVSYRYEDEVIVTVGASQALDIALRAITNPLDEVLIPEPCFVSYGPLVSLAGGVPVPLHTRAEDQFKLLPEHIEAAITDRTKALLLCSPSNPTGAVLNKKELEQIAEMAEKHDLIILADEIYAELTYDEAYTSFPSLKGMQERTILISGFSKGFAMTGWRLGFIAAPAALSQAMLKIHQYSMMCAPTMAQFGAIEALKNGMQDVEQMKKSYRQRRNYFVDSLNEIGLPCHLPGGAFYAFPSIANTGLSSEEFAERLLLEQKVAVVPGHVFGESGEGFIRCSYASSLEQLQEALRRISMFMKNFQ, via the coding sequence CCTTCCGGCATCCGCAAGTTCTTTGATCTTGCGGCTGGCATGGAAGGTGTTATTTCGCTTGGAGTCGGAGAACCGGATTTTGTCACTTCATGGAATGTCAGAGAAGCATGCATCTTATCGCTCGAGCAGGGCTTTACCTCTTACACAGCGAATGCAGGTCTTGCAGAGCTGAGAGTGGAGATTGTCCGGTATTTGCAAAAGAAATTCAATGTTTCTTATCGCTATGAGGACGAGGTAATTGTAACTGTAGGAGCTAGTCAGGCTTTGGATATTGCTTTAAGGGCAATCACCAATCCTTTAGATGAAGTATTGATACCAGAGCCGTGCTTTGTTTCTTATGGACCTTTAGTATCGCTTGCAGGAGGGGTGCCTGTACCTCTGCATACAAGGGCAGAAGATCAATTTAAACTTCTTCCTGAACACATAGAAGCGGCGATTACAGACAGGACAAAGGCATTGCTGCTGTGCTCGCCAAGCAATCCAACAGGAGCTGTGTTAAATAAAAAGGAGCTCGAACAAATCGCTGAAATGGCTGAAAAACACGATTTAATTATTTTAGCCGATGAGATTTATGCAGAACTTACATATGATGAGGCCTATACAAGTTTCCCGAGCTTAAAGGGCATGCAGGAACGTACCATTTTAATCTCAGGCTTTTCAAAAGGCTTTGCGATGACTGGATGGCGCCTTGGATTTATTGCAGCTCCGGCTGCACTCTCTCAAGCCATGCTGAAAATTCATCAGTACTCTATGATGTGTGCTCCAACGATGGCCCAGTTCGGAGCAATCGAAGCGCTGAAAAACGGAATGCAGGATGTTGAACAGATGAAAAAAAGCTATAGGCAAAGAAGAAATTATTTCGTTGACTCCCTTAATGAAATTGGGCTTCCGTGCCATCTGCCGGGAGGAGCTTTTTACGCATTTCCTTCAATTGCGAATACCGGACTCAGTTCAGAAGAGTTTGCTGAGCGTCTTTTGCTCGAACAAAAGGTGGCTGTTGTGCCTGGCCATGTTTTTGGCGAGAGCGGAGAGGGTTTTATCAGATGTTCCTATGCATCTTCCTTAGAACAGCTGCAAGAGGCATTAAGAAGAATTTCTATGTTTATGAAAAATTTCCAATAG
- a CDS encoding RNA polymerase sigma factor encodes MNDDELVLKAKKGNINAFQELVEKYTPVVEKFAYQLGNRRDDIDDITQEVFIRVYRFLDQFSKAKFSTWLYKITLNVTRDAARKRMSNMQKVFKIQNEPANDYPEVEAHVLQNEEDRALHLCLQKLDEKYRVPIVLYYFHELKYEEIAEIMSITLSTVKTRILRGKTMLKKILEEHEKKEGETHG; translated from the coding sequence ATGAACGATGATGAGTTGGTTTTAAAAGCAAAAAAAGGCAATATAAATGCGTTTCAGGAGCTTGTTGAGAAATACACTCCAGTTGTTGAAAAGTTTGCTTATCAGCTGGGGAACCGGCGTGATGATATAGATGATATTACACAGGAAGTATTTATACGCGTGTACCGTTTTCTTGATCAATTTTCAAAAGCGAAATTTTCAACCTGGCTTTATAAAATAACCCTCAATGTCACGCGTGATGCTGCAAGAAAACGTATGTCAAATATGCAAAAGGTCTTTAAAATTCAAAACGAGCCTGCCAATGATTATCCGGAGGTAGAAGCTCATGTTCTTCAAAATGAAGAAGACAGGGCCCTTCATCTTTGTCTTCAAAAGCTTGATGAAAAATATAGAGTCCCAATTGTGCTTTATTATTTTCATGAACTGAAATATGAAGAGATTGCTGAAATTATGTCGATCACGTTATCTACTGTTAAAACAAGAATATTACGAGGAAAAACAATGCTTAAGAAGATATTGGAGGAGCACGAGAAGAAAGAAGGTGAAACTCATGGATGA